The following coding sequences are from one Candidatus Effluviviaceae Genus V sp. window:
- a CDS encoding glutamate--tRNA ligase encodes MNWLLARHNDGVFVLRIEDTDRERSTAEFADAILEDLSWLGLDWDEGPRVGGAYGPYFQSERGGSYQPMLERLLESGAAYRCYCTPDELDERRSSAPAGGRDWRYDRRCLHLDDTEKKRLEDAGRPFVVRFRVPDGKTVIDDMVQGRVEVDNSELDDLVLARSDGTPTYNFVVVVDDLSMEITHVIRGSDHLSNTPKQILLARALGGAPPTFGHLPLVLGPDGKVLSKRRGALAIGEYRRAGFVREALVNYLALLGWSPGDDRELLSPDELVAEFDVGRVSRKPAALDPDKLEWMNEQWLVRLGPAERAHRIIPRLREAGYLTSSVDDALRERIERIVELLGDRVKTLDDAADQMGFFLASSVSYDNIDVLKVLAKPGAGKLLAGLHDVLESAPSFDADDLEPMIRDFAQSEGVGLGKVAQPLRAAVSGRTATPGIFETLSLLGRDTVLERITEAMKHTKD; translated from the coding sequence ATGAACTGGCTGTTGGCGCGCCACAACGACGGCGTCTTCGTCCTCCGGATCGAGGACACGGACCGGGAACGCTCGACGGCGGAGTTCGCCGACGCGATCCTCGAGGATCTCTCCTGGCTCGGTCTCGACTGGGACGAGGGTCCCCGTGTCGGGGGCGCGTACGGACCGTACTTCCAGTCCGAGCGGGGGGGCTCGTATCAGCCGATGCTCGAACGGCTCCTCGAATCGGGCGCAGCTTACCGGTGCTACTGCACTCCCGATGAGCTCGACGAGCGGCGCAGCAGCGCGCCGGCCGGAGGCCGCGACTGGCGGTACGACCGGAGATGCCTCCACCTCGACGATACCGAGAAGAAGAGACTGGAGGACGCCGGCAGACCGTTCGTCGTCCGCTTCCGTGTTCCAGATGGAAAGACGGTGATCGACGACATGGTCCAGGGGCGTGTCGAGGTCGACAACAGCGAACTCGATGACCTCGTGCTGGCTCGGTCGGACGGCACGCCGACGTACAACTTCGTTGTCGTCGTCGACGACCTCTCCATGGAGATCACGCACGTCATACGCGGCAGCGACCATCTGTCCAACACGCCGAAGCAGATCCTGCTCGCCAGAGCGCTCGGAGGCGCCCCCCCGACCTTCGGTCACCTGCCGCTCGTCCTCGGGCCCGACGGCAAGGTGCTGTCCAAGCGCCGGGGCGCCCTCGCCATCGGCGAGTACCGTCGCGCCGGGTTCGTCCGGGAAGCCCTCGTGAACTACCTCGCGCTCCTCGGCTGGTCGCCGGGCGATGATCGCGAGCTGCTTTCCCCCGACGAGCTCGTGGCGGAGTTCGACGTCGGGCGGGTCAGCAGGAAGCCCGCGGCGCTGGACCCCGACAAGCTCGAGTGGATGAACGAACAGTGGCTGGTACGGCTCGGACCGGCCGAGAGGGCTCACCGTATCATCCCACGGCTCCGGGAGGCGGGGTATCTGACCTCCTCCGTCGACGACGCTCTGCGGGAGCGGATCGAGCGCATCGTGGAGCTTCTGGGCGACCGGGTCAAGACGCTCGACGACGCCGCCGACCAGATGGGCTTTTTCCTTGCGTCCTCGGTGAGCTATGATAATATTGACGTTCTGAAGGTGCTGGCCAAGCCCGGCGCGGGGAAGCTACTTGCCGGGCTTCACGACGTTCTGGAGTCGGCTCCTTCGTTCGATGCCGACGATCTGGAGCCGATGATCAGGGACTTCGCGCAAAGCGAGGGCGTCGGTCTCGGCAAGGTCGCACAGCCGCTTCGGGCGGCCGTCAGCGGCAGAACGGCGACGCCCGGCATCTTTGAGACACTCTCGCTCCTCGGTCGCGATACCGTGCTCGAGCGCATCACCGAGGCGATGAAACATACGAAGGACTGA